One Vitis vinifera cultivar Pinot Noir 40024 chromosome 8, ASM3070453v1 genomic window carries:
- the LOC100256914 gene encoding myb family transcription factor PHL7, protein MYHPKKFSTASLVPHKAQGSEPLATVGALGGSSVKNSNPTGGSGKQRLRWTSDLHDRFVDAITQLGGPDRATPKGVLRVMGVPGLTIYHVKSHLQKYRLAKYLPESPADGSKDEKKGSGDSGSSMDSAPGVQINEALRLQMEVQKRLHEQLEVQRQLQMRIEAQGKYLQKIIEEQQKLGGALKASEAVPLVDDKQNPSQSKPLPDASIGSSSPRKKQKVDDGMTHDCNPPLDPPKPDHGCNPPLNPPKPDPKHGFIDRWDRDMYGNDGVFGFNLEIEFKEQEDGGSEQRAAPLELEPMCGSK, encoded by the exons ATGTATcatcccaaaaaattttcaactgCAAGTTTAGTGCCGCATAAAGCTCAAGGTAGTGAACCTCTTGCTACTGTTGGGGCCTTGGGTGGATCATCtgttaaaaattcaaatccgACTGGGGGAAGTGGAAAGCAGCGGCTGCGATGGACTTCGGATCTTCATGACCGCTTTGTGGATGCCATAACTCAGCTCGGTGGACCAGATA GGGCAACACCAAAAGGTGTGCTAAGAGTGATGGGTGTACCTGGACTTACCATTTATCACGTGAAAAGCCATTTACAG AAGTATCGCCTTGCGAAATACCTGCCAGAATCTCCTGCTGATG GTTCTAAAGATGAAAAGAAAGGATCTGGAGACAGTGGCTCTAGCATGGATTCTGCCCC GGGAGTGCAAATTAATGAGGCACTGAGGCTGCAAATGGAGGTCCAGAAGCGTCTTCATGAACAGCTCGAG GTGCAAAGGCAGTTACAGATGAGAATAGAAGCACAAGGGAAGTACTTGCAGAAGATCATAGAGGAGCAGCAGAAACTAGGGGGTGCATTGAAAGCCTCTGAGGCGGTACCATTGGTTGATGATAAGCAAAATCCATCTCAGTCAAAGCCACTTCCTGATGCCTCTATTGGGTCCTCATCTCCTCGGAAGAAACAGAAGGTCGACGATGGGATGACACATGATTGCAATCCTCCCCTCGATCCACCAAAACCTGACCATGGTTGCAACCCTCCCCTCAATCCACCAAAACCTGACCCGAAGCATGGTTTCATTGATCGGTGGGATCGAGACATGTATGGGAATGATGGTGTGTTTGGATTCAACTTGGAAATAGAGTTCAAAGAGCAAGAAGATGGGGGATCTGAGCAGAGAGCAGCACCTCTGGAACTGGAGCCAATGTGTGGTTCAAAATAG
- the LOC104880079 gene encoding tRNA dimethylallyltransferase 9, whose product MSWRVCSLRSLYAPEMPLLRSPPFFFVRSRRLFGTTCSVSGTKKKNKEKVIVISGPTGAEKSRLALELAKRLNGEIISADSVQWQLGYAEYEDFMYKNGQHVRERKSTW is encoded by the exons ATGAGTTGGCGAGTGTGTTCGCTCCGGAGTCTTTACGCGCCGGAGATGCCTCTTCTCCGATCACCTCCGTTCTTCTTTGTTCGAAGCCGCCGACTGTTCGGTACCACGTGCTCCGTTTCGGGcactaagaagaagaataaggAGAAGGTGATAGTGATATCCGGTCCCACCGGCGCCGAAAAGAGTAGGCTTGCATTGGAGCTGGCGAAGCGCCTCAATGGAGAAATTATCAGTGCGGACTCGGTCCAG TGGCAGTTGGGTTATGCTGAATATGAGGACTTTATGTACAAGAATGGCCAACATGTAAGGGAAAGGAAGAGTACCTGGTGA